A window of Diadema setosum chromosome 2, eeDiaSeto1, whole genome shotgun sequence contains these coding sequences:
- the LOC140240902 gene encoding uncharacterized protein, translated as MDGRDSEDGELIIDETKVPGSDKDKPEVPPKKEDVEYKRQVSAPFKKRRVPSTELEGEPVSVKAGEKQGDDEVDLVTFGLPPGWKRKITERMSGASAGKFDVYLTSPEGKRLRSMKEVTDHLAKTKSAYTAADFIFKPKNLKSQATPAAVRSPPPNKQPRARSKSPVKAAAKRSNSREPRGSPKKQKKAREEKASVVRERKRRSPTKSAALPKKKGKEPRKVRMPPPEKASMKKNRQEKFQKLLVKINFQQKGTDESSAESEDEEDSFDEGSGLEEEEEAVSPELSPKRSPRGKRSTGSTTARHVTRNRSRIPSSTTSKTKANFSTGVSPSTRRSPYFGRNSVSLPPPGNSRNGNRSARQWTPPRSPYNLLQESLFHDPWKLLVGTIFLNRTTGKKAIPVVWEFFKKWDTPEKTREADWKEIADLLQPLGLFEKRAKMLIRFSDEFLTKDWTYPIELHGIGKYGNDSYRIFCVNEWRQVKPTDHMLNKYHDWLWANHEELGV; from the exons ATGGATGGCAGGGACAGCGAAGATGGTGAGCTCATCATTGACGAAACAAAGGTACCAGGATCCGACAAGGATAAGCCTGAGGTGCCGCCAAAGAAAGAAGATGTCGAATACAAGCGTCAGGTGTCTGCACCCTTCAAGAAGCGGCGGGTACCCTCGACGGAGCTAGAGGGGGAACCGGTGTCCGTCAAGGCCGGAGAAAAGCAGGGGGATGATGAGGTGGACCTAGTAACGTTTGGACTCCCGCCGGGCTGGAAGCGCAAAATCACGGAGAGAATGTCGGGAGCATCAGCGGGCAAATTTGATGTGTACCTCACAAG TCCTGAAGGCAAGCGTTTGCGTTCCATGAAGGAAGTCACAGATCACCTGGCCAAGACCAAATCAGCATATACTGCTGCAGACTTTATATTCAAACCCAAGAATCTGAAATCCCAGGCCACCCCGGCTGCAGTTAGGTCTCCACCCCCAAACAAGCAGCCGAGGGCACGGTCAAAGTCCCCCGTCAAGGCGGCAGCGAAGCGATCCAACTCTCGGGAGCCGAGGGGGTCCccgaagaagcagaagaaggcGAGGGAGGAGAAGGCCAGCGTGGTGCGGGAGCGGAAGCGGCGGAGTCCGACCAAGAGCGCCGCCCTGCCCAAAAAGAAGGGGAAGGAGCCGCGCAAAGTGCGCATGCCGCCCCCGGAAAAGGCGAGCATGAAGAAGAACAGGCAGGAGAAATTCCAGAAACTGCTAGTGAAGATCAATTTCCAGCAGAAGGGGACAGACGAAAGCAGTGCGGAGAGCGAGGATGAGGAGGATTCGTTTGACGAGGGTAGTGGTCtcgaggaggaagaggaggcagTTTCCCCTGAGCTTTCGCCTAAGAGAAGTCCCAGAG GAAAACGCTCGACAGGGTCGACCACGGCCCGACATGTTACCCGTAATCGCTCACGCATTCCATCATCAACGACAAGCAAGACGAAAGCGAATTTTTCCACCGGTGTTTCACCGTCAACGAGGAGGAGTCCGTACTTTGGACGTAACAGTGTCTCGCTCCCTCCTCCCGGTAACTCCCGCAACGGAAACAGGTCGGCGCGCCAATGGACCCCGCCGCGCTCGCCGTACAATCTCCTCCAGGAGAGCCTGTTCCACGACCCGTGGAAGCTACTCGTTGGGACCATCTTCCTCAACCGGACCACAG GGAAGAAGGCAATCCCAGTTGTGTGGGAATTCTTCAAGAAGTGGGACACACCGGAAAAGACCAGGGAGGCGGACTGGAAGGAAATCGCAGACCTGCTACAACCGCTCGGTCTCTTTGAGAAGAGAGCCAAGATGCTCATCCGTTTTTCAG ATGAGTTCCTCACCAAGGATTGGACCTACCCCATCGAGCTTCATGGTATCGGAAAATACGGCAACGACTCGTACAGAATATTCTGTGTAAATGAATGGAGACAG GTGAAACCGACAGATCACATGTTGAACAAATACCACGACTGGTTGTGGGCCAACCACGAGGAACTCGGCGTGTGA